CTTGCGCGACGGGCCGTCTTCCTCTGCTATCGTTTTCGTGCCCCTGACTCGGTGCCCGCAGGCTACTGCACGTCGGCCTGGGCCTTCAGCGCCTCGGTCTGGGCGTGGTTGGACAGGGCCTCGAACAGGGGCTGGGCCTCGCCTTCCATCACCCGATCCAGCGAATACAGGGTGAGGTTGATGCGGTGGTCGGTCACCCGGCCCTGCGGAAAGTTGTAGGTGCGGATGCGCTCCGACCGGTCGCCGGAACCCACCTGCGAGCGGCGGTCGGCGGCCACCTCGTTGTGCTGACGGTCCTGCTCGGCCTGCAACAGGCGCGATGCCAGCACCTTCATGGCTTTCGCCTTGTTCTTGTGCTGCGACTTCTCGTCCTGGCACGAAACCACGATGCCGGAAGGAATGTGGGTGATGCGCACCGCCGATTCGGTCTTGTTGACGTGCTGGCCGCCCGCGCCCGACGCGCGGAACACGTCGATGCGGATGTCGTCCGAGCGGATTTCCACGTCCACTTCCTCGGCCTCTGGCAAAATGGCCACGGTGGCGGCAGAGGTGTGGATGCGGCCCTGCGATTCGGTGGCGGGCACGCGCTGCACGCGGTGGGTGCCCGATTCGT
This DNA window, taken from Nitratidesulfovibrio sp., encodes the following:
- the prfA gene encoding peptide chain release factor 1 yields the protein MFAKLENLERRFEDLEQQLASSEVFNDQDRYRKLTKAHADLKEVVDVFRRYKELRQNLADNKELLDDRDPEIRSMAHEEAKSLEAAIPEVEQELQLLLLPKDPLDEKNTIVEIRAGTGGEEAALFAADLFRMYSRYAEIRGWKVEILSANESDTGGYKEIIALIAGDKVYSRLKYESGTHRVQRVPATESQGRIHTSAATVAILPEAEEVDVEIRSDDIRIDVFRASGAGGQHVNKTESAVRITHIPSGIVVSCQDEKSQHKNKAKAMKVLASRLLQAEQDRQHNEVAADRRSQVGSGDRSERIRTYNFPQGRVTDHRINLTLYSLDRVMEGEAQPLFEALSNHAQTEALKAQADVQ